One Salvia miltiorrhiza cultivar Shanhuang (shh) chromosome 6, IMPLAD_Smil_shh, whole genome shotgun sequence genomic window, TTTTTCATCATACAGCCTTTGGAGTTCCTTTGCTCTTAGTGCCGATTGCACCTCCTCAAGAGATATTGTATTCTCTCGACCAAACATCATTGTATCTTTCAAGTTTTCCAAAGATTTTGGCAGAGCATTGAGGAGGATGATAGGCTTATCCTCATCTGCCAATTTCACATCTATATTTTCCAAATCATCCAAAGACTTGTTGAAATCATCAAGCTATTCACCAATGTTCATTTCTTCAGAGAATCTATATGAATACAACCGTTGTTTCATATAGAGCTTATTGGTAAAAGACTTTGTCATGTAGAGCTGCTCCAATTTCTTTCATACACCAGCTGCATTTGTTTCTTTTAAAACTTCTTGGAGAACTTTATCCGATAGACAGAGAATTATGGTGCTATGGGCTCTCTCCAtaatcttctccttcttctcatTTGTTACATCAGCAACGAAATCCTTAACACCTCTAAGAGCTGCGCCCAAACCTTGCTGCACCAGCAATGCTTTCATCTTTATACGCCAAAGCCCAAAGTCGTTCTCGCCGGAGAACTTCTCCGCCCTCATATTTTCCGAAGGCATGATGTCGTGGATCTCATTTTCCACAGACAGCGCCAATCTGTGAAGAACAAATTCAACTTCGGTCGAGATCAACCAAGAACAGATCGAGCAACTGAAATAGaagaaaactaaaaataaacaCCGGAGAATTACGTGGTTTGATTATTTCGAATCTACATCCACGGAGAGTCAACCGAACGTTTATTGATTATGGATGAATTCACTCAGATACTAGAACACTCAAGAAATCAATACTGAAAAACTCTCGAAGaacttttcttctctttttcaaTCTCTCTTAATCTTAAGCTCTCTCACGCAGGGACAGattcagaatttttttgttacaaGGGcacaaaactatatatataaaatatgttgAAAAAAATTACGTTGATTTGGGGTTTGGGTTAGGAATAGTAGGATATACTACAttcgtcccataataagtgtcTACTTTTTTCTCGGTACAAGAATTTAGATggagataattaaaaaaaataaataaaaagtagtaGTAGAGCCCACTTTTATCTTGTGagatgagatgtatatgattaAAGGgtaaaaagattaaaaaaatttatggaactcactttctttttttagaAAGTATACATTTGCTATGTGGTGAAACAAAAACCTCTACCATATCGTAATAACCTGAATAGTCAAAACTCAGGAGCACCAAGACGATTCAGGAAGTAAAGAGCCTTGAAGAAAACGAGGAATACTTATACTTTTtatttctccaaaattcccCTCTTTACAATGAACTACACGGGTATTTATAAAGTTTACAAAGAAGAAGGGTACACTAGTCTTTTTGATATCTCACGTACTCCTCGTGCAGAAAAGTTGGTGGCCGTCGTTATCTCTTGCGATTCGTCCTTTCACTAACGGATTTGCAGCTTTTCCAACTACCAGCAGAGATAAATTAAAATCTTCTTGATATCTGTTGAATCCGCGTAGGAAGGACTCTTCGATGCCAACTGAGTCTGCGCAGGAACAACTCTTCAATGTCAACTAAGTCTGCGCAGGAAGGAACTCTTTGGCGCCAGCTAAGTCTACGCATGCCTTTAAATTTCCAACAATCTGCACAGTCCTTCTTGGTTCTATACAATAAGGAAATGTTAGTTAATAAATAAATGGAGGTGTAAAATAATAACATGCACTGATAAGTATTTACTTCTCATCATTATGgaacaaaaaaaatgtatatatttattatgagaCGGAGAGAATAATaaaatttggaagaatttgagatataatcatataaataaacatagttaattaataaaaataataaagaattgGGGGCACATATTGGTTTGGGATTTAGGATTGTGATATAAtaaaacttatataaatatatatatatatatatacatatataattaataataattaaaaaaaatagttgtgggggcacgtgcccccatacTGGGAAACGTGCATACGTCTCTGCTCTTACACATGTGTCGTGTGTTACAAAAGAAAGTAAAAAACTCCCTATAAACTGATCCAGCTTGGAACAGATGCAGCACTCAAAACGGCCTCCAACGGCTATATTAACTAACTAAAAACAGTTAGTATTAAAACACCATTAATAGAAGTCGTAAACACGCTTTATTCTGTTGTCATACTTAACATTTACAATAGAGTGAAGGACTCTATATTATAGAATtaccattggagatgctcttaatTAATGGCTCCACCCCAAATAACAGGTCATTGGTTTGGGTTCTGGTTAGGTTTGGGtcgaataaaaaaatattacttgaGATATAGTATCATAGTTTGTAGGAAATGAAATACATATCAACTTAGTAGCACTGCATCTAATGTGGAacaaatttcaattaaatcattACATGACGAACAATATTAACTTAAACGACGGTATCGAATAGTGAGTGTTATTTCATAATCTTAAACACCGGAAAACCTATGACTAATGATCAAATATCAAAGTGAAGAAAAAATGGGAAAAGCTGGGAGAGATCCACCGGCATCAACGATGAAGATATTGCCCGAGATGTAGCTGGAAGAATCATGAATCAAATAACGAACCACAGATGTCAATGCTGGATTAATGGTTCCATGTGTTCTCAGTGGAACCGAATTTTCCACCATATTTTTTACCAACTTATAATTACTCTGTCGAAATAAACTTTCAGTCATCGCAGATCTGAACAATGATGGTGCGATTGAATTCACCCTAATATTGTAATCACCAAGCTCGAGTGCCATAACCTAttcaaatatatacataataaaaCAATGATATATCATACTTCCtctgttcaataaaattatgaaaacatGTATAGTATTAGActgcacggattttaagaaatccTATAAAATgtagtgtgagtggagaaagggtcctacattgattgtgatgtttagtgagagaattattactataaatgggctatgcatatttttatgggacgacgaaaaggaaaaaatatgcatgtttttatgggacgcaGAGAGTATATGTGACCAACACCTCGATAAGAGCATTGAAACCTACCTTGGTCATAGAATCAAGGCCAGATTTCGAGGAACTATAGGCAAGACTACCGCGATATTGTGTGCGATTTAGGCCAAAAACTGATGAGATGTTGATGATTGAGCCGCCGCGGCCGCTATCTCGCATCCGTGCTCCGACGTACTTGGAGAGCAACCAAGAGCCTTTAAAGTTTGTTTTCACCACATTTTCCCATTCCTCCTCCGACATCTCTATTGATGTTGCCTTAATCCCTATATATAGTTTGACGCAAAAAGCACTAGAGGTTTATTATAGTATTCAGGATGTAAAATATATCATTATCTAAATTTTCAAacgtataatttaaaaaaagaaagaccTACCATTAACACCAGCATTGTTGATCAAAACATCTATGCGCCCAAACGCATCCCAAGCTTTGTCCACGCACTCGCAGATGGTCGGGCCGTCGGCCGTGACATCGAGCTCCACCGCGAGAGCTCGACACGAAACGTCAGTCGGGACGTCTACTTTGTTTATTTGATCACAAAGAGAGTTGAGATTATTGATTCTACGTGCGGCGGCGACGATTCTACAGCCGGCCTTGGCGAGGTCAACGCAGAACTCGAGGCCAATACCGGAGGAGGCGCCGGTGATCATGACGATTTTGTCCTTGAGTTGAGACCATGGCTCCAATTGGTGAGGGATTTTAGTCGTCATTTTGTTTTTGATAggagggtttaggttttagctTTGAGTTTATTATGGTATAAAGTAGAGGTTCTTTTATAGGCCAAAAAAAGCACATGGGAAAATAggatgtcatttttgatagtgcgTGCATTAACCATAATTTGGGCAATACTCGATGCACAAACTGCCACGTCAATCTAGATTGGTTTCCAAGAGTAATTGTCTGATGATGCTAGCTAGGAGAAattgattataaaaataagggtGCGTTTAGCTTGATTATAAAATTTTACCTTGAAAAATtatgaatgaaaaaaaatgagaaaatattatttttttaatttttattttatatttaatagagatgaaaaaatgagaaattatttCACATCACTATCGAAAGATAATATTGTTCAATATTGGAGGAAAATGAGTTgctcaaaaaaatatttcacgTTGCTccgattttattattattattataataaatatgtaaAACTGGTggagaaataataaaaatatatattttatctcatatttcatcaaagtaaatcgacccaaatcaaattaatataaatttttatccAGACTAGACAGAATAAAAAGTTCTCTCTTTAAACGTATAGTCTTAAACTGAAAAACACAAccacaattaataataaatttttatccAGACCAGAACAGACTAAAAAGTTCTCTCTTTACACGTATAGTCTTAAACTGAAAAACACAATCACAACCATTCATTACACATAAAATATGTCTCGAATGGAGGCCATGTCATATTAAATATCTATAGCAATTATAAAAGAGCCttgttttataaatttttatttgtctatatattttttcatatatacttaattcaAGGTTAattgtataatttaatatattataaatatattaaatctaaaaatatattatgatttaagatttatttattagttttattagaagtttaaattactagaatccttggaattaaaattatttatgtaaATATGAAACCTAGAAAATAAACATGAATtgtatatcaatttttttttctttttggtcatTTTTTTGTCTGATGACGACAAAATTAggtgatgttgaattaattaaaattattttttatgtattaaatttagattacttttttttctattttcaaaCGTTATTCAGTAATTTGTTCAAAAAATatactaaaataataaatttattataaaataaaataaatataacttacACTCATAGAAAATTatgtattaaaataatttatttttccgtGTGAATACACATTAGTCTCTACTAGTTTCGGTAAATAGCACTTATCATCCAACTATCTATCatagtattaaatattttggtaaatatCACTTGTCATCCAGATAATTGAACCTTTTTACAATCATGTCCTAAGATAAATTATATTGACAAATTGGTACCTAGCTTTTCAAACGAGCTCACTATTATGTTCCGACTACCAGATTTGGGCCCATTTTGCAAGCTGGCAAGCCTGAAATCCAAGCCAATTACTCATGTGGAATTATAGAAATAACGAAAATctcaaaaacattttttttttttttcatttaggcAACTcatcaaataaattataatgtCAACTACATATTGGTGGCAAACTCATTAAATAAACTAACATCACCGAAAAAGAAAAGCACACATACGGAGTCATCCTCCTTATTGAATTTCCAGTGAACATGCATAATTGGGTGAAACGCAAGAAATATGGAAAAATATATAGTTCGCATAGATAAAGtttaaagattaaaacaaaaacaaacaattGAATCTATTGTGAGAAATTGGAAaggaaaataaatcattttttttagattGTCATGAGTTAATTGTAAATATGTTTGAAACGTTCCATACCAATTTAAGACATTATTGTAAAAACACCTGAACGTTAGAACGATAAACGGTATATATTTACTCTAAATATAACCTATTTACCTATACAAAAAACGCAAAAAAACTCCTATGCATCCCTCCTCAGACGACCCACAACGGTGACACTAGTTGGGGGTCACCAAGAAAAG contains:
- the LOC130988642 gene encoding uncharacterized protein LOC130988642 codes for the protein MTTKIPHQLEPWSQLKDKIVMITGASSGIGLEFCVDLAKAGCRIVAAARRINNLNSLCDQINKVDVPTDVSCRALAVELDVTADGPTICECVDKAWDAFGRIDVLINNAGVNGIKATSIEMSEEEWENVVKTNFKGSWLLSKYVGARMRDSGRGGSIINISSVFGLNRTQYRGSLAYSSSKSGLDSMTKVMALELGDYNIRVNSIAPSLFRSAMTESLFRQSNYKLVKNMVENSVPLRTHGTINPALTSVVRYLIHDSSSYISGNIFIVDAGGSLPAFPIFSSL